The genomic segment catgactttcaggttgttttggacaagaacctctcaccaattttgtaaatgtgccgatgtattcattttccaaacattgtgcgtatgctctacaaaaattaaaattaattaaatacatattatgctctcaacttttaaaaattaataatgcatacattacaattgaagaacttacttttccataacctccgtaattattggtggagatttatgattttttaaagggtccaaaattatggtcatcccccgcatcatcacgagcaccaacatccaatgtcgactaaaataataataaaatatgattattataaaattaaaattcaaccatagtagtgataatgtttaagtagttcgttcttactcaacaatccaaggaatgaaatatatttggcctcgtctatccatagtcatcatccatttggctataagatccaccgtatagtttttactttcatcattgccaatagaaagatgttcggtgtcaaaaaatttatataattgtcgtgaatttgggtgcatgctttcccaaatgcatctgtagagaatcaatcattcatattacattttcaattaataaattaatatcgtcaaaaaaaaattgggcagagtttcctttgtttctatagcatatccaaaattattagaacctataaattcaattcagacaaagcatacaacaaacaacatgcatgttctcaaccataagccaccgtAGCACACgaaattcgcagaacctacttcactaagacacacatgttctcaaccttctgttatctccgcagcacacaatttcatctcagaacttacttcactagggatgaatatctaatatattcaaactcctctaatagtttgtaatgacataacagattgatacatacctcataccaaacatcatagctgaggatccaatattatccatggaggctgcttgataaacgtcttccga from the Humulus lupulus chromosome X, drHumLupu1.1, whole genome shotgun sequence genome contains:
- the LOC133805227 gene encoding uncharacterized protein LOC133805227: MHPNSRQLYKFFDTEHLSIGNDESKNYTVDLIAKWMMTMDRRGQIYFIPWIVDRHWMLVLVMMRGMTIILDPLKNHKSPPIITEVMEKAYAQCLENEYIGTFTKLVRGSCPKQPESHECGYYVLRYIYDLVNAAIPAEVIKKKWFDKKKFNVKEDLLPLQSDWLARLMPFVYEI